The Gemmatirosa kalamazoonensis nucleotide sequence GCGCGCCCAGGACGGAGCGCAACGGCGGGGGAAACGTGCCCAGCGTCACCACGACCGCGCTCGTGGCGCCCAACGCGGAGAGCGCCTGCTGCTCGACCAGGTCGACGGCCTCCTTCGGGTGGAGGGCGTCCGTGAGGGAGCCGCTGAGCGCGGCCAGCGCGCGGAGCCGAACGCTCGCTCCCGAGGGCGGCGCCGGCGCACGCTCCACCTCGCGTGGCGTGTCGTTCGACGGCCCGAGCATACCTCGCTCCGCGAAAGGGGGCGTCGCCAGGACCGCCAGGCACTCGTGCGCGACGGCGTGCGGCGCCGTCATCCCGCGCTGGTGAAGAACCGCAGGCTCCTCAATCTACCCCGCGCCGATGCGCTACGTGAGGTTGCCGACATAGAGCGGATGCCGGATATCCGGTCGCGCCGACCGACTATACTGCACTGCACCGCGGGACCACACGGGAAGCGCCGTCGGCACGAGCCCCCAGCCCCCAGCCCGCACCGCCGAGCTCCCCGAGTCCCTGGAGACCCCGTGGGCAAGTTCTCGGATTACTGGAAGCACGTCGCGGGCGCACCCGCCGCGACCCCCGCGCCCTTCGCCGTACGGCTGTCGCCCGGCGACGTCGAAGCCACCTCGCCGCCGGCCCTGCGCAGCGACGACGTTCGTCGCCGCGTGGAGAGCTACGGGCTCTCGCACGTCGGCGCCGTGCGCCCTGGCAACGAGGACCACTTCATCATCGCCTCGCTGCAGCGGTCGCTCGAGGTGCGGCAGACGAACCTGGAGGACCGCGGGCTGCTCGAGCCGCTGTGCGGCCCGAAGGCGTACCTGTTCGCCGTCGCCGACGGGGTGGGCGGCCAGGAGGGGGGCCGGCTGGCGAGCGGGATCACCCTGCGCACGATCGTCGAGTACTTGAGCGAGACGGTGGGCAGCTACCACGCCGTGCCGGCGGGCCGCGAGCAGGCATTCCTCGATCCGCTCCGCCAGGCCGTGCAACGCGCGCACGAACGGCTCCTCGGGACGTTCGGCGCGAGTCAGGGTGGCCCCGCCACCACCCTCACGATCGCGCTCCTCGTCTGGCCGCAGGTGTTCCTCGTGCACATCGGCGACAGCCGCGCGTACCACTTCCGGGCCGGCGCCCTGCGGCGGCTGACGCGCGACCAGACCATGGGCGCCTACCTCGTCGACCAGGCCGCGATGTCCGAGCAGCAGGCGGAGCAGGCCGGCTACAACGACGTCCTCTCGAGCGCGGTGGGCGCGCCCGACATGACGCCCGTGGTCAGCGCCGTCACGCTCGAGCGCGGGGACCTGCTCCTCCTGTGCACCGACGGCCTGACGAAGCACAT carries:
- a CDS encoding PP2C family protein-serine/threonine phosphatase; this encodes MGKFSDYWKHVAGAPAATPAPFAVRLSPGDVEATSPPALRSDDVRRRVESYGLSHVGAVRPGNEDHFIIASLQRSLEVRQTNLEDRGLLEPLCGPKAYLFAVADGVGGQEGGRLASGITLRTIVEYLSETVGSYHAVPAGREQAFLDPLRQAVQRAHERLLGTFGASQGGPATTLTIALLVWPQVFLVHIGDSRAYHFRAGALRRLTRDQTMGAYLVDQAAMSEQQAEQAGYNDVLSSAVGAPDMTPVVSAVTLERGDLLLLCTDGLTKHISEDRIAAVLARGTNAEVDCRELIELALADGARDNVTVVVSRALPA